From one Synergistaceae bacterium genomic stretch:
- a CDS encoding cytochrome C biogenesis protein, with product MVSSIFRFMYASGAVKFLGAFLWGIASVLLSPCGISTVPLVVGYVANTDSPSHWNAFKISCAFCLGIIVNLLLVGFITSGIGMLLGGYERFLTLITAAVFIVMGLHLIGIIRVKFFALGSGGTGTESRSLKGAVVLGVVSGLAVGPCSIGYVSPVLSLAMSDASGGMAGSILLVLCYALGYCAVLVGAGTFAQIFSEFLDSGKDSLTYWAVKVVNVLCGIALIWGGVYLVSGVMF from the coding sequence ATGGTCAGTAGTATATTCCGCTTTATGTACGCGTCGGGAGCTGTGAAGTTTCTCGGCGCGTTCCTCTGGGGAATCGCCAGCGTACTGCTCAGCCCCTGCGGTATAAGCACCGTCCCTCTGGTTGTGGGTTACGTCGCGAACACTGACAGCCCGTCGCACTGGAACGCGTTCAAGATTTCGTGCGCGTTCTGTCTGGGAATAATCGTGAACCTCCTGCTTGTGGGGTTCATAACGTCGGGAATAGGTATGCTGCTCGGCGGCTATGAACGTTTCCTGACGCTGATAACTGCCGCAGTGTTCATCGTGATGGGGCTTCACCTTATCGGGATAATCCGCGTGAAGTTCTTTGCGCTCGGTTCAGGAGGGACAGGAACGGAAAGCCGCAGCCTCAAGGGTGCTGTTGTGCTCGGCGTTGTGTCGGGGCTGGCGGTCGGGCCGTGCAGTATAGGCTACGTGAGTCCCGTGCTGTCGCTCGCGATGTCCGACGCTTCGGGCGGAATGGCGGGAAGTATCCTGCTGGTGCTGTGCTACGCTCTGGGGTATTGTGCGGTGCTTGTCGGGGCGGGGACGTTTGCGCAGATTTTCTCGGAGTTTCTGGACAGCGGCAAAGACAGCCTGACGTACTGGGCTGTGAAAGTCGTGAACGTTCTGTGCGGGATTGCTCTTATTTGGGGAGGGGTGTATCTGGTCTCGGGAGTCATGTTCTAA
- a CDS encoding SUMF1/EgtB/PvdO family nonheme iron enzyme: MRALIIFALVALMSGCAFADEMVSVKGGKFLMGSPESENWRSSDETQHEVTVQDFSISPYEVTQKEYSALMNGNPSSFRGDSLPVENVTWLEAVMFCNAKSAAEGLAPAYKIEGERVTWDWAADGYRLPTEAEWEYACRAGTSTPFNLEHSIGADEANFYGHYPYEIEENYFSQSKLTTKPGIYRATTVNVGSFPPNRLGLYDMHGNVGEWCWDIYAPYYPSLPAGPETGTRRVYRGGGWNDFAKNMRSAYRAAAPQERRLYNVGFRLARGAVGTGTLTSQAVQEPAKTSGKALIAFFTWSGNTQGIAYEIQKQTGADIFEISPEKPYSENYNTVLREAQRDQHRQARPKLRTHVENFEQYDVIILGYPNWWASIPMPIASFLEEYDFSGKTIMPFCSHGGGRFGQTLTAIAKLAPKANITEGLSVHYSGGGRLKEDVARWLNNGQ, encoded by the coding sequence ATGCGGGCATTAATCATCTTTGCACTTGTTGCGCTGATGTCTGGCTGTGCGTTTGCTGACGAAATGGTGAGCGTGAAGGGCGGAAAGTTCCTGATGGGCAGCCCCGAGTCCGAGAACTGGCGGAGCAGCGACGAGACACAGCATGAAGTTACGGTGCAGGACTTCAGCATCTCTCCGTACGAGGTTACGCAGAAGGAGTACTCCGCGCTGATGAACGGCAACCCCTCGAGCTTCAGGGGAGACAGTTTGCCCGTCGAGAATGTTACGTGGCTTGAAGCCGTAATGTTCTGCAACGCGAAGAGCGCGGCGGAAGGTCTTGCTCCTGCGTATAAGATAGAGGGCGAACGCGTTACGTGGGACTGGGCCGCAGACGGCTACCGTCTCCCGACAGAGGCAGAATGGGAGTACGCCTGCAGGGCTGGAACGTCAACACCCTTCAACCTTGAACACTCGATAGGTGCGGACGAGGCGAATTTCTACGGGCATTATCCCTACGAGATAGAGGAGAATTACTTTTCGCAGAGCAAGCTGACGACGAAACCGGGCATCTATCGCGCTACTACCGTCAATGTCGGGAGCTTCCCTCCGAACAGGCTGGGACTGTACGACATGCACGGCAACGTTGGCGAATGGTGCTGGGACATTTACGCACCATATTACCCTTCACTTCCTGCAGGGCCGGAGACAGGTACGCGCAGAGTGTACAGGGGCGGGGGCTGGAATGACTTTGCGAAGAACATGCGCAGTGCGTACCGTGCGGCAGCTCCTCAAGAACGCAGGCTCTACAATGTCGGCTTCAGGCTCGCGCGCGGAGCAGTCGGGACGGGGACGCTGACCTCTCAGGCTGTGCAGGAACCGGCCAAGACCAGCGGGAAGGCGTTAATCGCGTTCTTCACGTGGAGCGGGAACACGCAGGGAATAGCGTACGAGATTCAGAAGCAGACGGGGGCGGACATCTTCGAGATTTCGCCGGAGAAACCCTACAGCGAGAACTACAACACAGTTTTACGCGAAGCACAGAGAGACCAGCACAGGCAGGCACGTCCGAAGCTCAGGACTCACGTCGAGAATTTCGAGCAGTACGACGTGATTATTCTTGGCTATCCCAACTGGTGGGCGAGCATCCCGATGCCGATTGCCTCATTCCTTGAGGAGTACGATTTTTCCGGCAAAACTATAATGCCGTTCTGCTCACACGGGGGCGGAAGGTTCGGGCAGACACTCACCGCAATAGCCAAGCTCGCACCGAAGGCAAACATCACTGAAGGACTCTCCGTGCATTATTCCGGCGGCGGAAGGCTCAAGGAAGATGTTGCAAGGTGGCTGAATAATGGTCAGTAG
- a CDS encoding carboxymuconolactone decarboxylase family protein → MRTILFGVIMVMVMSSCVFANVEEFRETDPEFAEFFGRFASEEVPAQSKLDARTRYMAIVATLLGCQGVDEFRAVLPEALDAGLTPSEVKEVIYQGTAYLGIGRTRPFLKAANEVFAEKGISLPLPPASTTTPETRVKAGNDTQIEIFGEVMRGFVENAPEDRRVINRFLAGNCFGDYYTRKGLTLREREMITFCYIAAQGGCEPQLIGHAKGNMNMGNDREFLLDVVAQCVPYIGYPRSLNAITCINKAAE, encoded by the coding sequence ATGAGAACAATACTTTTCGGGGTGATTATGGTTATGGTGATGAGTTCATGTGTGTTCGCGAACGTTGAGGAGTTCAGGGAGACAGACCCGGAGTTCGCGGAGTTTTTCGGCCGTTTCGCTTCTGAGGAAGTGCCTGCCCAGTCGAAGCTGGATGCACGCACGAGGTACATGGCGATTGTCGCGACGCTGCTTGGCTGTCAGGGTGTCGACGAGTTCAGGGCAGTTCTGCCTGAGGCACTCGATGCAGGACTGACTCCCTCAGAGGTGAAGGAAGTCATCTATCAGGGCACGGCGTATCTCGGCATAGGACGCACACGTCCCTTCCTCAAGGCCGCCAACGAAGTTTTCGCGGAAAAAGGAATCTCCCTTCCTCTGCCTCCAGCTTCAACGACAACGCCGGAAACCCGCGTGAAGGCCGGGAATGACACGCAGATAGAGATTTTCGGCGAAGTGATGCGCGGCTTCGTGGAGAATGCTCCTGAGGATAGGAGAGTCATCAACCGTTTTCTTGCGGGCAACTGCTTCGGGGACTACTACACGCGCAAAGGCTTGACGCTCCGTGAACGCGAGATGATTACGTTCTGCTACATTGCGGCACAGGGAGGCTGTGAACCCCAGCTCATCGGCCACGCCAAAGGCAATATGAACATGGGCAACGACAGGGAGTTCCTGCTGGACGTTGTTGCGCAGTGCGTGCCGTACATCGGCTACCCGAGAAGCCTCAACGCAATAACCTGCATCAACAAGGCGGCAGAGTAA
- a CDS encoding antibiotic biosynthesis monooxygenase yields MKVLLLLMMCVLFARTAEAHTVFAPEGHTLKVHWAVLQAKPGKMPEMAAISARTVAKYTPNESGSYSLYGGVDAGNPDLMRILEIYEDEAAYQVHRDSEGFKAFVAEREPIFESLKILPVDPIVLEQKKEGSAKTVSMALVEVKPECLEEFRALTVQEFSRAVAEDAGVMGLFATAEQGDRNNFVHTLEMFADDEARERYFASERFKAYNAKAAGLVKSVKVITNNPVNITLSTKGLHLEPEAQKLSAFPLGKKNDAFAQYFDGQSYLAPLSLEQVGIFNVTFEPGCRNHWHIHHAKTGGGQILVCVYGRGYYQEWGKPARELFPGDVVNIPANVKHWHGAAKDSWFQHLAVEVSGEATSNEWCEAVSAEEYAKLR; encoded by the coding sequence ATGAAAGTATTGTTGTTGTTGATGATGTGCGTGCTGTTCGCGAGGACTGCGGAGGCACACACGGTGTTTGCGCCGGAGGGTCATACCCTGAAGGTTCACTGGGCGGTGCTTCAGGCCAAGCCCGGCAAGATGCCAGAGATGGCGGCAATCAGTGCCCGCACCGTCGCGAAGTACACGCCAAACGAGTCGGGGAGCTACTCGCTCTACGGAGGAGTTGACGCGGGGAATCCTGATCTGATGAGGATACTCGAAATCTACGAGGATGAAGCCGCGTATCAGGTTCACAGGGACAGTGAAGGGTTCAAGGCATTCGTTGCGGAGCGCGAACCTATCTTCGAGAGCCTCAAGATTCTGCCGGTTGACCCGATAGTCCTCGAGCAGAAGAAGGAAGGTTCGGCCAAGACCGTGTCGATGGCACTCGTCGAGGTCAAGCCGGAATGCCTCGAGGAGTTCAGGGCTCTGACAGTGCAGGAGTTCTCGCGGGCTGTGGCTGAGGACGCGGGAGTGATGGGGCTGTTCGCGACGGCGGAGCAGGGCGACAGGAATAACTTCGTCCACACGCTGGAGATGTTCGCGGACGACGAAGCAAGAGAGAGGTATTTTGCGTCCGAGAGGTTCAAGGCCTACAACGCAAAGGCAGCAGGACTCGTGAAGTCGGTGAAGGTGATCACCAACAACCCCGTGAACATTACGCTGAGCACGAAGGGGCTTCACCTTGAGCCTGAGGCGCAGAAGCTGAGCGCGTTTCCGCTCGGTAAGAAGAACGATGCGTTTGCGCAGTACTTCGACGGACAGAGCTACCTTGCGCCCCTTTCGCTCGAGCAGGTCGGGATCTTCAACGTAACGTTCGAGCCCGGCTGCCGGAATCACTGGCACATTCACCACGCAAAGACCGGCGGCGGACAGATACTGGTCTGCGTGTACGGCAGAGGCTACTATCAGGAGTGGGGGAAGCCTGCGCGCGAGCTTTTTCCCGGCGACGTGGTGAACATTCCCGCGAACGTCAAGCACTGGCACGGAGCGGCAAAAGACTCGTGGTTCCAGCACTTGGCCGTCGAAGTCAGCGGAGAAGCGACCTCAAACGAGTGGTGCGAGGCCGTCTCTGCAGAAGAATACGCAAAGTTGAGGTAA
- the groES gene encoding co-chaperone GroES, translated as MKLKPLGDRLVVKVLTREEKTKGGIVLPDTAKEKPTEGEVVAVGTGKVLDNGQKQPVEVKVGDRIIFSKYAGTEVTVDGEELVIFSERDVLAIVEK; from the coding sequence ATGAAGCTGAAACCGTTAGGCGACAGGTTGGTTGTCAAGGTACTTACACGCGAAGAGAAGACCAAAGGCGGAATAGTTCTGCCCGATACCGCAAAAGAGAAGCCCACTGAAGGTGAAGTAGTAGCAGTAGGGACGGGCAAGGTTCTCGACAACGGCCAGAAGCAGCCCGTAGAAGTCAAAGTAGGCGACAGGATAATATTCAGCAAGTACGCAGGGACAGAAGTAACAGTAGACGGCGAAGAGCTGGTAATCTTCAGCGAGCGCGACGTTCTTGCAATCGTAGAGAAGTAA
- the groL gene encoding chaperonin GroEL (60 kDa chaperone family; promotes refolding of misfolded polypeptides especially under stressful conditions; forms two stacked rings of heptamers to form a barrel-shaped 14mer; ends can be capped by GroES; misfolded proteins enter the barrel where they are refolded when GroES binds) has protein sequence MAKILAFGEEARRAMLRGIDKVADTVGVTLGPKGRNVVLEKKFGSPMITNDGVTIAKEIELEDPFENAGAQLLKEVASKTNDIAGDGTTTATIFSRAIIREGMKNVAAGANGMLMRQGIERAIEFVVEELRKQSTPVKDKEKIAQVASISANDSAVGALISEAMAKVGEDGVITIEDSQTVGTTLEMVEGLQFDKGYISPYMVTDSDRMEASFDDAYILIHDSKISNIKDLLPILEKVVQTGKPLVIIAEDVEGEALATLVVNKLRGVMQVAAVKAPGFGDRRKAMLQDIAIVTGGVVVSEETGMKFENTDLSMLGRAKKVKITKEDTTITQGAGNPDEIRARAKQIRKEIEDSTSDYDKEKLHERLAKLVGGVAVIQVGSATETEQKELKHRIEDALNATRAAVEEGIVAGGGVAALNCAAALEPFVEKLSGDVRTGARIVLDALKAPLYLIAENAGYQGDVVVERVRAEKIGHGLNAATGEYTDMVAAGIIDPVKVTRSALQNAGSIAAMVLTTEGIVADKPEPKQAAPAMPGGMGGMDGMY, from the coding sequence ATGGCAAAGATATTAGCATTCGGCGAAGAAGCCCGCAGAGCAATGCTCAGGGGCATCGACAAAGTAGCAGATACAGTAGGAGTAACACTCGGGCCTAAGGGACGCAACGTAGTCCTCGAGAAGAAGTTCGGCTCACCGATGATCACGAATGACGGCGTAACCATCGCGAAGGAAATCGAGCTTGAAGACCCGTTCGAGAATGCCGGCGCACAGCTCCTCAAGGAAGTAGCCAGCAAGACCAACGACATAGCCGGAGACGGAACGACGACCGCGACGATTTTCTCGCGCGCAATCATCCGCGAGGGCATGAAGAACGTAGCCGCCGGTGCAAACGGAATGCTTATGCGTCAGGGCATCGAGAGGGCAATAGAGTTTGTGGTCGAGGAGCTCAGGAAGCAGAGCACCCCCGTAAAGGACAAGGAGAAGATTGCGCAGGTAGCATCAATCTCCGCCAACGACTCGGCAGTCGGCGCGCTCATCTCTGAGGCAATGGCGAAAGTCGGAGAAGACGGCGTAATCACCATCGAGGACAGCCAGACGGTCGGAACAACCCTTGAGATGGTCGAGGGTCTGCAGTTCGACAAGGGATATATCAGCCCTTACATGGTAACCGACAGCGACAGAATGGAAGCCAGCTTCGACGACGCATACATTCTGATTCACGACAGCAAGATAAGCAACATCAAAGACCTTCTGCCCATCCTCGAGAAGGTAGTGCAGACCGGCAAACCCCTCGTGATTATCGCAGAGGACGTAGAGGGCGAGGCACTTGCAACGCTCGTAGTGAACAAGCTACGCGGAGTAATGCAGGTTGCGGCAGTGAAGGCACCCGGCTTCGGCGACAGGCGCAAGGCAATGCTTCAGGACATCGCCATCGTAACGGGCGGAGTTGTCGTGAGCGAAGAGACCGGCATGAAGTTCGAGAACACTGACCTGTCGATGCTCGGCCGTGCCAAGAAGGTCAAGATCACGAAGGAAGACACGACCATCACTCAGGGTGCAGGCAACCCCGACGAGATCCGCGCACGTGCAAAGCAGATCCGCAAGGAGATCGAGGACAGCACATCGGACTACGACAAGGAGAAGCTCCACGAGAGGCTGGCCAAGCTGGTCGGCGGCGTAGCGGTAATCCAGGTCGGCAGTGCAACCGAGACCGAGCAGAAGGAACTTAAGCACCGTATCGAGGACGCACTTAACGCGACGCGTGCGGCAGTCGAGGAAGGCATAGTAGCAGGCGGCGGAGTTGCGGCACTGAACTGCGCGGCGGCACTTGAGCCGTTCGTCGAGAAGCTCAGCGGCGACGTACGCACCGGCGCAAGGATAGTGCTTGACGCGCTGAAGGCTCCTCTGTACCTCATCGCAGAGAACGCGGGCTATCAGGGTGATGTAGTTGTCGAGAGGGTCAGAGCCGAGAAGATCGGGCACGGCCTCAACGCGGCAACCGGCGAGTACACCGACATGGTAGCGGCCGGCATAATCGACCCCGTGAAGGTTACGCGCTCAGCACTCCAGAACGCGGGCTCAATCGCGGCAATGGTGCTCACCACTGAAGGCATCGTCGCCGACAAGCCCGAACCCAAGCAGGCCGCTCCTGCAATGCCCGGCGGTATGGGCGGAATGGACGGCATGTACTAG
- a CDS encoding amino acid permease: MERLDSKDKYVSPLTAWALAFGCTVGWGAFVMPGSTFLPTAGPLGTIIGMTAGTALMLVICGTYHYMLNRYPDSGGAFSYTRAAFGDEHGFLCAWFLVLTYIAILWANATALVLIARNLAGGVLQFGFHYTVAGYDVWFGEFLVSAGAVVLFGFVCIRSKSLAGAVQSVMAVLLIAGIVLCLAVCLFGTRGHGTAYPLFADGEKAWVQVVQVTALVPWAFVGFESISHSAGEFRFSPKKSLMIMAIAVATGGVAYTFLTWLAVTVQPEGYSSWLAYIKDLGKMDGLQGLPVFYATKEIMGNIGLVILAVTLLGAVVTGIVGNYIAASRLLYALAGEGIIPKKFHELGKYGTPEKCILLIMCVSVFIPFFGRTAIGWIVDVTSVGATVAYGYTSAAAFRTAGKERDRKMQLLGALGVVVSLGFFMLAIVPNFWSVSTLAAESYLILTIWGILGLAFFRRLVAGDDGHRFSKSIVVWIAMLLMLFFVSALWMRQEIYNDIRIVVDNSEVYRLISASLIKNSMIQMALCILSLVILFSIFSIRNKREKALEIARAQAEQANAAKSEFLASMSHEIRTPINAVLGMNEMIIRESRDERITTYARNIESAGRNLLSIINDILDFSKIEAGRMEIVEADYKLSSVLNDVTNMIVFKARQKDLQFTVNVDESLPDGLHGDEVRVRQVVINILNNAVKYTHEGGVSFHVGGERKGDTISLVFTVQDTGIGIKPEDLPKLFGKFQRVDLEKNSTVEGTGLGLSITKSLLEMMNGEVDVASEYGKGSTFTVYLPQKIVDDSPIGDFQEKFSQYIRKMRAYRESFRAPDARILVVDDTEMNLTVVEGLLSKTEVQIDTAQSGSEALTFTRSTKYDLILMDQRMPVMDGTQALQRIRSQSGGMNTGTPVICLTADAVSGARAKYLEEGFTDYLSKPVEGPALEAALIQYLPEEKVMLQEASDDEPEEEQPKTELQAFYEGTGSLSYDDAVRFCSNESILIKTLEQFYRSITANADAIEAFLRAHDLRNYTIKVHALKSSARLIGALGLSADAAKLEELGNAEDAEQIDSLTPKLLQDYRKLSEILSPLFGDDDADKEEITLDELHEAYQAIREFASSFDIDSIDGIVAELRKYKIPQAEAERFKAVAECAGNMDWAGLDEALNG; the protein is encoded by the coding sequence ATGGAAAGACTAGACAGCAAAGACAAGTATGTTTCTCCGTTGACTGCGTGGGCATTGGCTTTCGGGTGCACTGTCGGCTGGGGAGCGTTCGTAATGCCCGGCTCAACGTTTCTGCCGACGGCCGGGCCTCTGGGCACGATAATCGGCATGACCGCCGGAACTGCCCTGATGCTCGTAATCTGCGGAACGTACCACTACATGCTGAACAGGTATCCCGACAGCGGAGGAGCTTTCTCGTACACGCGGGCGGCTTTCGGCGACGAGCACGGTTTTCTGTGCGCCTGGTTTCTCGTTCTGACGTACATCGCCATACTCTGGGCAAACGCAACGGCACTCGTCCTCATCGCGCGCAACTTGGCCGGAGGTGTCCTGCAGTTCGGGTTTCACTACACTGTTGCGGGCTATGATGTCTGGTTCGGAGAGTTTCTCGTCTCCGCAGGTGCTGTTGTGCTGTTCGGGTTTGTCTGCATACGCAGCAAGTCCCTCGCCGGAGCTGTCCAGTCCGTGATGGCCGTCCTGCTCATCGCCGGAATAGTCCTCTGCCTCGCGGTCTGCTTGTTCGGCACGAGGGGGCATGGTACGGCTTACCCGCTGTTTGCTGACGGCGAAAAGGCGTGGGTTCAGGTTGTGCAGGTAACCGCGTTAGTCCCGTGGGCGTTCGTGGGGTTCGAGTCAATCTCGCACTCTGCGGGAGAATTCAGATTCTCGCCGAAAAAGTCATTAATGATTATGGCCATAGCTGTTGCAACAGGCGGAGTAGCCTACACGTTCCTCACGTGGCTTGCTGTAACAGTTCAGCCCGAAGGTTATTCGTCGTGGCTCGCGTACATCAAGGACTTGGGGAAGATGGACGGCCTGCAGGGTCTGCCAGTGTTCTACGCGACGAAGGAAATCATGGGCAATATCGGCCTAGTGATTCTCGCAGTAACTCTTCTCGGAGCAGTAGTTACCGGCATCGTTGGGAACTACATTGCGGCCTCGCGTCTGCTCTACGCTCTTGCGGGCGAAGGCATAATCCCCAAGAAGTTCCACGAGCTGGGAAAGTACGGAACTCCCGAAAAGTGCATTCTGCTCATAATGTGCGTGTCAGTGTTCATCCCGTTCTTCGGGCGAACCGCGATAGGCTGGATAGTTGATGTTACGTCGGTCGGTGCTACGGTAGCTTACGGGTACACTTCTGCGGCGGCGTTCAGGACAGCGGGCAAGGAGAGAGACAGAAAAATGCAGCTTCTCGGCGCGCTGGGAGTGGTTGTGTCGCTGGGGTTCTTCATGCTGGCTATTGTGCCTAACTTCTGGTCGGTCAGCACGCTTGCGGCGGAGTCGTACCTTATACTGACGATATGGGGTATTCTTGGCCTTGCGTTCTTCCGCAGGCTTGTCGCAGGGGATGACGGGCATAGATTCAGCAAGTCCATAGTTGTGTGGATTGCGATGCTGCTGATGCTGTTCTTCGTGTCGGCGCTGTGGATGAGGCAGGAGATATACAACGACATACGGATTGTCGTTGACAACAGCGAAGTGTACCGCTTAATCAGTGCCTCGCTCATCAAGAATAGCATGATACAGATGGCGTTGTGTATTCTCAGCCTGGTAATACTGTTCAGCATATTCTCCATCAGGAACAAGCGCGAGAAAGCTCTAGAGATCGCCAGAGCTCAGGCGGAACAAGCCAACGCTGCGAAGAGCGAATTTCTCGCCAGCATGTCGCATGAGATCCGAACGCCGATTAATGCTGTGTTAGGCATGAACGAGATGATTATCCGCGAGAGCCGCGACGAACGCATCACGACGTACGCCCGCAACATAGAGAGCGCAGGCCGAAACCTCCTCTCCATCATCAACGACATTCTTGACTTCAGCAAGATCGAGGCCGGAAGGATGGAGATTGTCGAGGCAGACTACAAGCTCAGCTCCGTGCTCAACGACGTAACGAACATGATAGTGTTCAAGGCGCGGCAGAAGGACTTGCAGTTCACGGTGAACGTTGACGAGAGCCTGCCTGACGGTCTTCACGGCGACGAAGTCAGGGTGAGGCAGGTAGTCATCAACATCCTCAACAACGCGGTGAAGTACACGCACGAAGGGGGAGTGTCATTCCATGTCGGCGGAGAGCGCAAGGGAGACACAATCAGCCTCGTGTTCACCGTCCAGGATACGGGCATAGGGATAAAGCCCGAAGACCTCCCCAAACTTTTCGGGAAGTTCCAGCGCGTTGACCTCGAGAAGAACAGCACGGTTGAGGGCACAGGCTTGGGCTTGTCGATAACGAAAAGCCTGCTCGAGATGATGAACGGAGAAGTCGACGTAGCCAGCGAGTACGGCAAGGGCTCGACGTTCACGGTATACCTTCCACAGAAAATTGTTGATGACAGCCCAATCGGAGACTTTCAGGAGAAGTTCAGCCAGTACATCCGCAAGATGCGCGCTTACAGGGAATCGTTCCGTGCGCCGGACGCGAGGATTCTCGTTGTTGATGACACGGAGATGAACCTCACCGTTGTTGAAGGCCTGCTGAGCAAGACGGAGGTTCAGATTGACACCGCGCAGAGCGGCTCTGAGGCACTGACCTTCACGAGAAGCACGAAGTATGACCTCATCCTGATGGATCAGAGAATGCCCGTTATGGACGGAACGCAGGCATTGCAGCGCATACGTTCGCAGTCCGGCGGCATGAACACTGGAACGCCGGTAATCTGCCTGACAGCTGATGCAGTGAGCGGAGCACGGGCAAAGTACCTCGAGGAAGGTTTCACGGACTACCTGTCGAAGCCCGTCGAGGGGCCTGCGCTTGAGGCGGCGTTGATACAGTACCTCCCAGAGGAGAAAGTCATGCTTCAGGAGGCCTCTGACGACGAGCCGGAAGAAGAACAGCCAAAGACCGAGCTTCAAGCCTTTTACGAGGGCACTGGAAGCCTGAGCTATGACGACGCAGTGCGTTTCTGCTCCAACGAGTCAATCCTCATCAAGACGCTCGAGCAGTTCTACCGCTCAATCACAGCCAACGCCGACGCAATAGAGGCCTTCCTACGCGCGCATGACCTCAGGAACTACACGATAAAGGTTCACGCGCTGAAGAGTTCTGCACGGCTGATAGGAGCGTTGGGGTTGTCGGCAGACGCGGCCAAGCTCGAGGAACTGGGCAACGCGGAGGACGCGGAACAAATCGATAGCCTCACGCCGAAGCTCCTGCAGGATTACCGCAAGCTGTCGGAGATTCTGTCGCCGTTGTTTGGTGATGACGATGCCGACAAGGAAGAAATCACTCTCGATGAACTTCATGAGGCCTACCAAGCGATAAGAGAATTTGCGTCGAGCTTCGACATTGATTCTATTGACGGGATAGTTGCCGAGCTCAGGAAGTACAAGATACCTCAGGCAGAGGCCGAACGCTTCAAGGCAGTTGCTGAATGTGCGGGAAACATGGACTGGGCAGGTCTTGACGAAGCACTTAACGGGTAA